Proteins from a single region of Candidatus Hydrogenedentota bacterium:
- a CDS encoding AI-2E family transporter — MTKSEYELRIQTVCLAILTIVTLAVTLYLLRIVLVPFILAAFLALVLMPVVNFLMRKLRVGRAIALGLTLLIGFLVVLGTGAFISVSVGQFANSAGEYEQQLTRLLRQAENSKPINTLVNLIGVANTAGANTAGSDGAPAPPAGSGGFRTTLLLPEGAINGIARRLSASVFSVLSNGLLVLLFTAFLLMGSTAPAKPRGGVIGEIESRVQKYIIIKVLSSVTTGFLVFLVLHFLGVRYAMSFGAFAFILNFIPNLGSIVATVLPLPFVLLTPDVSHVTVVLALLLPLSVQFVIGSVVEPKIMGDTLGLHPVVVLMSLIFWGILWGFAGMLLAIPMTASAKIIFARIDVTKPMAAIMEGRLEALDDM; from the coding sequence ATGACGAAGAGCGAATACGAACTGCGTATCCAGACGGTCTGCCTGGCCATCTTGACGATCGTGACGCTGGCGGTGACGCTTTACCTTCTGCGTATCGTGCTGGTGCCGTTTATTCTGGCGGCGTTTCTGGCGCTGGTGCTGATGCCGGTCGTGAACTTCCTGATGCGGAAGCTGCGGGTGGGCCGCGCGATCGCGCTGGGGCTGACGCTTCTGATCGGCTTTCTGGTGGTGCTGGGCACGGGCGCGTTCATTTCGGTTTCGGTTGGGCAGTTTGCGAATAGCGCGGGCGAGTATGAGCAACAACTCACGCGCCTGTTGCGCCAGGCGGAGAATTCCAAACCGATCAATACGCTGGTTAACCTTATCGGGGTCGCCAATACCGCCGGGGCCAATACCGCCGGGTCGGACGGCGCCCCCGCACCGCCGGCAGGGTCCGGGGGGTTCCGGACCACGCTGCTGCTGCCGGAGGGCGCGATAAACGGCATTGCGCGGCGGCTTTCCGCCAGCGTCTTCTCGGTGTTGTCGAACGGCCTGCTCGTGCTCTTGTTTACGGCGTTTCTGCTGATGGGGAGTACCGCGCCGGCCAAGCCGCGGGGCGGCGTGATAGGGGAGATCGAGTCGCGAGTACAGAAGTATATTATAATAAAGGTCCTTTCTTCCGTCACCACGGGATTTCTCGTTTTCCTGGTGCTACATTTTCTGGGCGTGCGCTACGCGATGTCGTTCGGGGCCTTCGCATTCATCCTGAACTTCATTCCGAATCTCGGATCGATTGTCGCGACCGTGTTGCCGCTTCCGTTTGTGCTGTTGACGCCGGATGTCAGCCACGTGACGGTCGTCCTGGCGCTTCTGTTGCCGCTCAGTGTTCAGTTCGTCATCGGGAGTGTGGTGGAACCGAAGATCATGGGTGACACGCTCGGTCTGCACCCGGTGGTTGTCTTGATGTCTCTCATCTTCTGGGGCATTTTGTGGGGATTCGCGGGGATGTTGCTGGCGATTCCGATGACGGCGAGCGCAAAGATCATTTTTGCGCGGATCGATGTGACGAAGCCGATGGCGGCTATTATGGAAGGGCGTCTGGAGGCGCTTGACGATATGTAG
- a CDS encoding DUF805 domain-containing protein — translation MNWYLDGLKNYTGFSGRAHRTEFWMYVLFTVIVVVVLSIIEGIVGLTGILTTLYYLGTLLPNIAVSMRRLHDTDRSGWWLLIGFIPFIGAIVLLIFYCLDGTPGSNRFGADPKGGASMSAG, via the coding sequence ATGAACTGGTATCTGGATGGATTGAAGAACTACACGGGCTTCAGCGGGCGGGCCCACCGCACGGAATTCTGGATGTATGTGCTGTTTACGGTCATTGTGGTCGTCGTGCTGTCCATCATTGAAGGGATTGTGGGCCTGACCGGCATATTGACGACTCTGTATTACCTGGGCACGCTGCTTCCGAACATTGCGGTGTCGATGCGCCGTCTGCACGACACGGACCGGAGTGGCTGGTGGCTGTTGATCGGATTTATTCCGTTCATCGGGGCGATCGTCCTGCTGATATTCTATTGCCTGGACGGGACGCCGGGATCGAACCGGTTTGGCGCGGACCCGAAGGGCGGGGCTTCGATGTCGGCGGGCTGA
- a CDS encoding beta-galactosidase has translation MSLILATILIASAAATEGAVDVVSIASDGGVAGFVCTTPDFEIAQRNGAWSVSPPPDRDPYSVQPLAFHGRADIPADWPSFVLEVAHLDVGAGLIGAAVKRETGGGWRGANRSVSYTRLNTGAARTAWFSFDRAALPETDAWSLQLTGMRHLTGVRILPPQADGAWAAKSASVPCDVKPMVTLERPMDLVCSAGVDVRGGIEALDSSLAALNELAPLARVLGFNAVESYVSWKRVEPRAEGEFDFSFYDAIVAKLAEYDLKWFPLLIVGSAYALPEWFLESDENVGMVCLEHGLSNPVQSICYEPHRRHVTRVLEAFGRHYEPMGVLQGVRLGPSGNYGESQYPAGGNWGVDGADMHIHLGWWAGDAHAQADYRRYLADRYADVAALNAAWGTDHASFDAIAPRLPEQMLLPAERIDFTAWYTDLMTDWCEWWALEARKAMPNTPIYQSAGGWGFRESGTDYTAQTKSMTLINGGIRLTNETDSFEQNFYATRLAVTAAKHYGVPLGYEPASSHTARGVAGRVFGTLVTGGEHFFTYQQNIMNDTYAIDQWLEYAPLLDERAMGQTSVAVFYPETVNQLEDSAFRYLYAWGFNPRAAAVRRVTEVDYLDERLIDEGFLDRYRVLVFVWGTVMPDATLAKIDAWVKAGGTVIYPAFPRGNLTGLSGSAEIFQGWSGGETGQGAFYRFRGDMEPESLYADFVRGALVESDALSAKERALLAVERPEQVFFSVLESGRIAALNYNPEAVTLAVEGGREIRVPGYGIALFGMGE, from the coding sequence ATGTCGCTGATTCTGGCAACGATACTGATTGCATCCGCCGCCGCGACCGAAGGGGCGGTGGATGTCGTGTCCATCGCGTCCGATGGCGGCGTGGCCGGTTTCGTTTGCACGACGCCGGATTTCGAGATCGCGCAGCGGAACGGCGCGTGGAGCGTCAGTCCGCCTCCGGATCGCGATCCCTATAGCGTTCAACCGTTAGCGTTTCACGGGCGCGCTGACATTCCAGCGGATTGGCCGTCCTTCGTGCTGGAGGTGGCGCACCTGGACGTGGGCGCGGGCCTGATCGGGGCCGCCGTCAAGCGCGAGACCGGCGGGGGCTGGCGCGGCGCGAACCGGAGCGTTTCCTATACGCGGCTGAACACGGGCGCGGCGCGGACAGCGTGGTTTTCCTTCGATCGCGCGGCGCTTCCCGAGACCGACGCCTGGAGCCTGCAACTCACCGGGATGCGACATCTGACCGGCGTCCGGATTCTGCCGCCGCAGGCGGACGGTGCGTGGGCGGCGAAGTCGGCGTCCGTGCCGTGCGACGTGAAGCCGATGGTGACGCTGGAGCGCCCGATGGACCTGGTCTGTTCGGCAGGGGTGGATGTGCGCGGGGGGATAGAGGCGCTTGACAGCTCGCTGGCGGCCTTGAATGAGCTGGCGCCGCTCGCGCGGGTGCTGGGCTTCAACGCGGTGGAGAGTTATGTCTCCTGGAAGCGGGTCGAGCCCCGGGCGGAAGGGGAGTTCGATTTCTCCTTCTACGACGCGATCGTCGCGAAGCTGGCGGAATACGACCTGAAGTGGTTCCCGCTGCTGATTGTGGGATCGGCCTACGCGCTGCCGGAATGGTTTCTCGAGAGCGACGAGAACGTGGGCATGGTGTGCCTGGAGCACGGGCTTTCGAATCCGGTGCAGAGTATCTGCTACGAACCCCACCGCCGCCACGTGACGCGCGTGCTGGAGGCCTTCGGGCGGCATTACGAGCCAATGGGCGTGCTCCAGGGCGTGCGGCTTGGTCCCAGCGGCAACTACGGCGAGTCGCAATATCCGGCCGGCGGCAACTGGGGCGTGGACGGGGCCGATATGCATATCCACCTCGGCTGGTGGGCCGGCGATGCGCACGCCCAGGCGGACTATCGGCGCTATCTGGCCGATCGCTATGCCGATGTGGCCGCGCTGAACGCCGCGTGGGGGACGGACCACGCGTCCTTCGACGCGATCGCGCCGCGCCTGCCCGAGCAGATGCTCCTGCCGGCGGAGCGGATCGATTTCACGGCCTGGTACACGGATCTCATGACGGACTGGTGCGAGTGGTGGGCGCTGGAAGCGCGGAAAGCGATGCCCAACACGCCGATCTACCAGTCGGCGGGCGGCTGGGGCTTCCGCGAATCGGGGACGGACTACACGGCGCAGACGAAGAGCATGACCCTGATAAATGGGGGGATTCGCCTGACCAACGAGACGGACAGCTTCGAGCAGAACTTCTATGCCACGCGGCTCGCGGTGACGGCGGCGAAGCACTATGGCGTGCCGCTGGGCTATGAACCGGCCAGTTCACACACGGCGCGTGGGGTGGCGGGAAGGGTCTTCGGCACACTCGTGACGGGTGGGGAGCATTTCTTCACCTACCAGCAGAACATCATGAACGACACCTACGCAATCGACCAGTGGCTGGAATACGCGCCGCTGCTCGACGAGCGCGCCATGGGGCAGACCAGCGTCGCGGTGTTCTATCCGGAGACCGTGAACCAGCTGGAGGACAGCGCCTTCCGGTACCTCTACGCGTGGGGCTTCAACCCGCGCGCGGCCGCGGTGCGGCGGGTGACCGAGGTGGACTACCTCGACGAGCGCCTCATTGACGAGGGCTTTCTGGATCGGTATCGCGTCCTGGTGTTCGTCTGGGGCACGGTGATGCCCGACGCAACGCTCGCGAAGATCGACGCGTGGGTAAAGGCGGGCGGCACAGTGATCTATCCCGCGTTTCCGCGCGGAAACCTGACGGGCTTGTCGGGATCCGCCGAGATCTTCCAGGGGTGGAGCGGGGGCGAGACGGGCCAGGGCGCGTTTTACCGTTTTCGCGGGGACATGGAGCCGGAATCGCTCTACGCGGACTTCGTTCGCGGTGCGTTGGTGGAGAGCGATGCGTTGTCCGCGAAGGAACGCGCGCTTCTGGCGGTCGAGCGGCCCGAGCAGGTTTTTTTCAGCGTGCTGGAGAGCGGGCGGATCGCGGCGTTGAATTACAATCCGGAGGCGGTTACGCTGGCCGTTGAGGGTGGGCGGGAGATTCGTGTTCCGGGGTATGGGATTGCGTTGTTCGGGATGGGTGAATAG
- a CDS encoding helix-turn-helix domain-containing protein — protein sequence MSALAFLRSGEVMAALARAAAAAGTPASVHYVQRNQEGPRLYGWGQCAACRHVHEEAGGARACRLSRTTAASLAQRQDRPMPFVCHMGFACVSVPLIPGEGYMLTLGPYCPMEEQRSLEDDVRAGLASLLEAPVDALPFALDDIHRPPSASVPAIAEWTLDSLRAAWAKWNANEPEAALPVPEPTAPEKDSGKAARSGAARRERPDRESETAAAIAAALAAGSRRDARALLMGAIAETPGRGRAALDARRARVSALASAALEAVARAGLPTASAWEAYPDFSAAVARAETDGGLADAALDLFGWLRRGDARGAVETRLPDYPELFELVRDRLVAGITLEEVAAKLGQTPSAISHRLKRKFGMSFSGYVGRLRVERSKPLLRETKLGIADVGRRVGISDPSNFARLFRKVEGMSPAAYRERFGKQ from the coding sequence ATGAGCGCGCTGGCCTTCCTGCGCTCCGGGGAGGTGATGGCGGCGCTGGCGCGCGCGGCGGCGGCGGCGGGGACCCCCGCGAGCGTGCACTACGTGCAGCGGAACCAGGAAGGCCCGCGGCTGTACGGCTGGGGGCAGTGCGCGGCCTGCCGTCATGTGCACGAGGAGGCGGGCGGCGCGCGCGCGTGCCGGCTTTCGCGGACCACGGCGGCGTCGCTGGCGCAGCGGCAGGATCGGCCGATGCCCTTTGTGTGCCACATGGGCTTCGCGTGCGTGTCCGTACCGCTGATTCCCGGCGAGGGCTATATGCTCACGCTCGGCCCCTACTGTCCCATGGAAGAGCAGCGCTCGCTGGAAGACGACGTGCGCGCGGGCCTGGCGTCCCTTCTGGAGGCCCCGGTCGATGCGCTTCCGTTTGCGCTGGACGATATTCACCGCCCCCCGTCGGCGTCGGTTCCCGCCATCGCGGAATGGACGCTCGATAGCCTGCGGGCGGCCTGGGCGAAGTGGAATGCGAATGAGCCGGAGGCGGCGCTGCCCGTGCCGGAGCCCACCGCACCCGAAAAAGACAGCGGGAAGGCGGCGCGCTCGGGCGCCGCGCGGCGGGAGAGGCCGGACCGGGAATCCGAGACCGCCGCGGCCATTGCGGCGGCGCTGGCGGCGGGAAGCCGGCGGGATGCGCGCGCCCTGCTGATGGGCGCGATCGCCGAAACGCCTGGCCGGGGCCGCGCCGCCCTGGATGCGCGCCGCGCGCGGGTTTCCGCGCTGGCCTCCGCCGCGCTGGAGGCGGTGGCGCGCGCCGGACTCCCCACGGCATCGGCGTGGGAGGCGTACCCGGATTTTTCGGCGGCGGTGGCGCGGGCGGAAACCGACGGCGGCCTGGCGGACGCGGCGCTGGATCTTTTTGGCTGGCTGCGGCGCGGCGATGCGCGCGGGGCGGTGGAAACGCGCCTTCCGGACTACCCGGAGCTGTTCGAGCTCGTGCGCGATCGGCTCGTAGCCGGGATCACGCTGGAGGAAGTTGCGGCGAAACTGGGGCAGACCCCCTCGGCGATCAGCCATCGCCTGAAACGCAAGTTCGGCATGAGCTTTTCCGGCTACGTGGGCCGGCTGCGGGTGGAGCGGTCGAAGCCGCTGCTCCGCGAGACAAAACTCGGCATCGCCGACGTGGGCCGCCGGGTGGGTATAAGCGACCCGAGTAACTTTGCTAGACTGTTTCGGAAGGTCGAGGGCATGTCGCCCGCGGCATACCGAGAACGGTTTGGAAAGCAATGA
- a CDS encoding MBL fold metallo-hydrolase: MLQFSLLGSGSSGNAILVRSRTTMILIDNGLSFKQLSLRTAALGIALEDLNAIVVTHEHGDHVLGIGVLTRKAPVPVYMTRGTYENLPPILGALGSVDFFEAGDTLRIGDLDVLSFSVSHDAADPVGFIVRSQGAQFGLATDLGHASQLVKTRLAGSHALVIESNYCPEMLRLGQYPPKIQQRIRGRHGHLSNEDMCSLLHSLLHDALQLVVLVHISEKNNTPELVTQRVRGVLKSHQAAIYLATQNGPTPLFEVTAP, from the coding sequence GTGCTTCAGTTCAGCCTTCTGGGAAGTGGCAGCAGTGGCAACGCCATCCTCGTGCGTTCGCGGACGACGATGATATTAATTGACAACGGGTTGAGTTTTAAGCAGTTATCGCTCCGCACCGCCGCCCTCGGTATCGCCCTGGAAGACCTCAACGCCATCGTCGTCACCCACGAGCACGGCGACCATGTCCTGGGCATCGGCGTCCTTACGCGCAAGGCCCCCGTACCGGTATACATGACCCGCGGCACCTATGAAAACCTCCCGCCCATTCTCGGCGCCCTCGGATCCGTGGATTTCTTCGAAGCGGGGGACACCCTGCGCATCGGCGACCTGGATGTGCTCAGCTTCAGCGTGTCCCACGACGCCGCCGACCCGGTCGGGTTTATTGTCCGTTCGCAGGGCGCGCAGTTCGGTCTGGCGACCGACCTGGGCCACGCCTCGCAGCTGGTCAAAACCCGGCTCGCGGGCTCCCACGCGCTGGTGATCGAATCCAACTACTGTCCCGAAATGCTCCGGCTCGGGCAGTACCCGCCGAAGATCCAGCAGCGCATCCGCGGACGTCACGGGCACCTCTCAAACGAGGACATGTGCTCGCTGCTGCACAGCCTGCTGCACGACGCGCTGCAATTGGTGGTGCTGGTGCACATCAGCGAGAAGAACAACACCCCGGAACTGGTGACGCAGCGCGTGCGCGGGGTGCTCAAGTCGCACCAGGCGGCCATCTACCTGGCGACGCAGAACGGGCCGACGCCGCTGTTTGAGGTGACGGCGCCATGA
- the rpoN gene encoding RNA polymerase factor sigma-54 → MHMEHRLVQTQRQQLVLTQKMQQALHILQLNGIELEQYVQQELETNPFLEQKQKKEEEAPRTEAPTPAIDDPFDQPFDLDQHSDNWDIRFREGQDLSHNTDLYARRKFYEDSITQGQSLRAHLLSQLALSTENEKDYLIGERIIIGDIDSRGYFTGDETAIAEELRVSESDVERVLHKIQRFEPTGVGAHDVVECLLLQIQAEYPDHAQLIDLVSNHLDDLKNRQVPKIAKAMKISPDDVENLKKQLATLNPWPGHEFSSEPPQYIAAEVVVEKVEGEYIVRLADERLSDLNINTEYSDAVKRSGLNKDDKDYVRSKLEAAKWLQRNIAQRQQTILKVSQAIVNYQKDFLDKGIEHIRPLTLQVIADEIGVHESTVARTTRGKYMQTPQGLFELKYFFNSGVSSDTGDAQASKAVQARIQKIIDEENPYKPLSDQRIADILKKEGTNIARRTVTKYREALNIPATTKRKQFK, encoded by the coding sequence ATGCATATGGAACACCGGCTGGTTCAGACCCAGCGCCAACAGCTTGTACTGACGCAGAAGATGCAGCAGGCGCTGCATATTTTGCAGTTGAATGGCATTGAACTCGAGCAATACGTCCAGCAGGAGCTCGAGACCAACCCTTTCCTCGAACAGAAGCAGAAAAAGGAGGAAGAGGCCCCCCGGACCGAGGCCCCCACGCCGGCAATCGACGATCCCTTCGACCAGCCCTTCGACCTGGACCAGCATTCCGATAATTGGGATATCCGGTTCCGGGAGGGGCAGGATCTGAGCCACAACACGGATCTGTACGCCCGGCGCAAGTTCTACGAGGATTCCATCACCCAGGGGCAGTCCCTGCGCGCGCATCTGCTCTCCCAGCTCGCGCTGTCGACCGAGAACGAAAAAGACTACCTCATCGGCGAGCGGATCATCATCGGAGATATCGACAGCCGCGGCTACTTCACGGGCGACGAGACGGCCATAGCCGAGGAATTGCGGGTCTCGGAGTCGGATGTGGAGCGGGTGCTGCACAAGATCCAGCGCTTCGAGCCGACGGGCGTGGGCGCGCACGACGTGGTCGAATGCCTCCTGCTTCAGATCCAGGCGGAATACCCCGATCACGCGCAGCTCATCGACCTGGTGTCGAACCACCTAGACGATCTGAAGAACCGGCAGGTCCCGAAGATCGCCAAGGCGATGAAGATCTCCCCGGACGATGTCGAGAACCTGAAGAAGCAGCTCGCGACGCTGAACCCGTGGCCGGGGCATGAGTTTTCCTCCGAGCCCCCGCAGTACATCGCGGCCGAGGTGGTGGTCGAAAAGGTGGAGGGCGAGTACATCGTTCGTCTGGCGGATGAGCGCCTTTCCGACCTGAATATCAACACCGAGTACAGCGATGCGGTGAAGCGTTCGGGCCTGAACAAGGACGACAAGGATTACGTGCGATCGAAACTGGAGGCCGCCAAATGGCTCCAGCGCAATATCGCCCAGCGCCAGCAGACCATCCTGAAGGTATCCCAGGCGATCGTGAACTACCAGAAGGACTTTCTGGACAAGGGCATCGAGCACATCCGCCCGCTGACGCTTCAGGTCATCGCCGACGAGATAGGGGTGCACGAGTCGACGGTCGCCCGCACCACGCGCGGCAAATACATGCAGACGCCGCAGGGCCTCTTTGAATTGAAGTACTTCTTCAACTCGGGCGTATCTTCGGACACGGGCGACGCGCAGGCCTCCAAGGCCGTGCAGGCGCGTATCCAGAAGATCATCGACGAGGAAAACCCGTACAAGCCGCTGAGTGACCAGCGCATTGCGGATATCCTGAAGAAAGAGGGCACCAATATCGCGCGGCGCACGGTGACCAAGTACCGGGAAGCGCTGAATATACCGGCGACCACGAAGCGCAAGCAGTTCAAGTAG
- a CDS encoding DUF4838 domain-containing protein, which produces MIPARVRSLFLAAALIALAQSATAVELVRGEPSALRIYHGPDAAPSTAHAARELQHFLREMTGIELPIESDPHIALPGALCIAERAVPRSWPDPAALGEEGYILRAGTGSFQILGGMPRGVLYGVYGLLQDHFDCRWFTPEVSRIPRVDRLRFPRLGETVVPVLAYREPFVMEMLDPDWAARNRVNGQFMNLDADRGGKITYEGFVHTFESLVPPDQYFEAHPEYFSMVDGERLRHRSQLCATNPDVARVVTEELRRRLRENPGAGVVSVSQNDWHNYCQCAPCTTLADAEGTQAAPILFLVNAVARDLRDEFPDVLVDTLAYQYSRKPPRTMRPEPNVIVRLCSIECCFNHPFNTCASLRNKEFVADLKGWAKVCDRVWVWDYVTSFSHYLMPFPNLHVRGPNIRFLADHNVRGIFAQDVYNTLDGELSGLSGYLNAQLLWNPRANPREIIEEFVTGVYGPAAPAVRQYLAALEKLAGDAGVHSEIWDGPDAPYMTDAFLARADGLWNSAEDLARGDGALLQRVRTDRMAVDYAMLERARFLGLGALERDPDARWGLRMPEALAGRIARFFEAAEASDLIQIREHGDTVAEYRAGWERWIAAPESPARPAVTPPPLQPGLRYEFYEGRWIALPDFGALTPAESGVAATVNLEVSPAEISYALRFTGYFEAPATGLYCFTLVSNDGSRLWIGDERIIDHDVRYMAVPRGNPVALEAGFHPITIEYFQSAGRKHLEFFVEGPGLPRLRPGAGRLWTPAAGE; this is translated from the coding sequence ATGATCCCCGCTCGCGTCCGGAGTCTTTTCCTCGCCGCCGCCCTGATCGCCCTTGCCCAGAGTGCAACCGCCGTGGAGCTTGTTCGCGGCGAGCCGTCGGCCCTAAGGATATACCACGGACCGGACGCGGCGCCGTCCACCGCGCACGCCGCGCGCGAACTCCAGCATTTCCTGCGCGAGATGACCGGCATCGAATTGCCCATCGAGAGCGATCCGCACATCGCGCTGCCCGGCGCGCTGTGCATTGCGGAGCGGGCGGTCCCCCGGAGCTGGCCGGACCCGGCGGCGCTTGGCGAGGAGGGCTACATCCTCCGCGCCGGGACCGGGAGCTTTCAGATCCTGGGCGGCATGCCCCGGGGCGTCCTGTACGGCGTGTACGGCCTGCTCCAGGACCATTTCGATTGCCGCTGGTTCACCCCCGAAGTCAGCCGTATCCCGCGCGTGGACCGTTTACGCTTCCCGCGCCTCGGCGAGACGGTTGTGCCGGTGCTGGCGTACCGCGAGCCGTTCGTCATGGAGATGCTGGATCCGGACTGGGCCGCGCGGAACCGGGTGAACGGGCAGTTCATGAACCTGGACGCGGACCGGGGCGGTAAGATTACCTACGAGGGCTTTGTGCATACCTTTGAGAGCCTCGTTCCACCCGACCAGTATTTCGAGGCGCACCCCGAGTACTTTTCCATGGTGGACGGCGAGCGCCTGCGCCACCGGTCCCAGTTGTGCGCGACCAATCCGGATGTGGCGCGCGTTGTCACGGAGGAGCTTCGCCGGCGCCTGCGGGAGAATCCCGGGGCGGGCGTCGTTTCGGTGTCTCAAAACGACTGGCACAATTACTGCCAATGCGCGCCCTGCACCACGCTGGCCGACGCCGAAGGCACGCAGGCCGCGCCCATCCTCTTTCTGGTGAACGCGGTGGCGCGGGATCTGCGCGACGAGTTTCCGGACGTGCTGGTGGACACCCTGGCCTACCAATATTCGCGCAAGCCGCCCCGGACCATGCGCCCGGAGCCCAACGTGATCGTGCGGCTGTGCAGCATTGAGTGCTGTTTCAATCACCCCTTCAATACCTGCGCCTCCCTTCGCAACAAGGAATTCGTGGCCGATCTGAAGGGCTGGGCGAAGGTATGCGACCGTGTCTGGGTCTGGGACTACGTCACCTCCTTCAGCCACTACCTCATGCCGTTCCCGAACCTGCACGTCCGCGGCCCGAACATCCGTTTCCTGGCGGATCACAACGTGCGCGGCATCTTCGCGCAGGACGTGTACAACACGCTGGACGGCGAGCTTTCGGGGCTCAGCGGCTACCTGAACGCGCAGCTCCTGTGGAACCCGCGCGCGAATCCCCGCGAGATCATCGAGGAATTTGTGACTGGGGTCTACGGCCCCGCCGCGCCCGCCGTGCGCCAGTACCTGGCGGCCCTCGAGAAGCTCGCGGGAGACGCCGGTGTCCACTCGGAGATCTGGGACGGCCCGGACGCGCCCTACATGACGGACGCGTTCCTCGCCCGCGCGGATGGACTGTGGAACAGCGCCGAAGATCTGGCCCGGGGCGACGGCGCGCTGCTCCAGCGCGTGCGGACGGACCGGATGGCGGTCGATTATGCGATGCTCGAGCGCGCGCGCTTTCTGGGGCTCGGCGCGCTGGAAAGGGATCCGGACGCGCGGTGGGGGCTGCGGATGCCCGAGGCGTTGGCCGGACGGATTGCGCGGTTCTTCGAGGCAGCGGAAGCGAGCGACCTGATCCAGATCCGCGAGCATGGCGATACGGTGGCGGAATACCGCGCCGGGTGGGAGCGCTGGATTGCGGCGCCCGAATCGCCCGCGCGGCCGGCGGTGACGCCGCCCCCGCTCCAGCCGGGCCTCCGCTATGAATTCTATGAGGGGCGCTGGATCGCCCTGCCGGACTTCGGCGCGCTGACGCCCGCGGAAAGCGGCGTGGCGGCGACGGTTAATCTGGAGGTTTCCCCCGCGGAGATCAGTTACGCGCTCCGGTTCACGGGCTACTTCGAGGCGCCGGCCACCGGGCTGTACTGCTTCACGCTGGTGTCGAACGACGGATCCCGGCTGTGGATTGGCGACGAGCGCATCATCGACCACGACGTGCGCTACATGGCCGTGCCCCGCGGCAATCCGGTGGCGCTGGAGGCGGGCTTTCACCCCATCACAATAGAATACTTCCAGAGCGCCGGGCGCAAGCATCTCGAATTCTTCGTCGAGGGCCCCGGGCTGCCCCGGCTGCGCCCGGGCGCGGGCCGTTTGTGGACGCCCGCCGCCGGGGAGTGA
- the ychF gene encoding redox-regulated ATPase YchF — translation MALSIGIVGLPNVGKSTTFNALTKAQNAEAANYPFCTIEPNKAIVPVPDRRIDKLVEIVKPQRVQYATIEFVDIAGLVKGASKGEGLGNQFLANIRETEAIVHVVRCFEDENVVHVHAKPDPKDDIEVIQTELLLADLQQLEKKIEKLKKQAKTDRKLQPQLDIAESLAKHLESGAPASNFAEREGDAYIALEQEMKFITAKTVIYAANVDEAGLGADNEYVTAVRELAARENAEVVKICAKMEEEMVDMSEEERHEFLADLGAAESGLEQVIHQGFRALGLICYFTAGVKEVRAWTIHNGWTAPKAAGVIHTDFERGFIRAEVIAYDAYVQHNGENGAKAAGVMRVEGKDYVVRDGDVMHFRFNV, via the coding sequence ATGGCACTGAGTATCGGTATCGTCGGCCTTCCGAACGTCGGCAAGAGCACCACGTTCAACGCGCTGACCAAAGCGCAGAATGCGGAGGCCGCGAATTATCCCTTCTGCACGATCGAACCCAACAAGGCCATTGTCCCCGTGCCGGACCGGCGCATCGACAAGCTCGTCGAGATCGTCAAGCCGCAACGCGTCCAGTACGCCACCATCGAGTTCGTCGATATCGCGGGCCTGGTGAAGGGCGCGAGCAAGGGGGAGGGCCTGGGCAACCAGTTTCTGGCGAACATCCGCGAAACCGAGGCCATTGTGCACGTGGTGCGCTGCTTCGAAGACGAAAACGTCGTTCACGTCCACGCCAAGCCGGATCCGAAGGATGACATTGAGGTCATTCAGACCGAACTCCTCCTCGCCGACCTCCAGCAGCTGGAGAAGAAGATCGAGAAGCTGAAGAAGCAGGCCAAAACGGACCGCAAGCTTCAGCCGCAACTCGATATCGCGGAGTCGCTCGCGAAACACCTGGAAAGCGGCGCGCCCGCGAGCAACTTCGCCGAGCGGGAAGGCGACGCCTACATCGCGCTCGAGCAGGAGATGAAGTTCATCACCGCAAAGACCGTCATCTACGCCGCAAACGTGGATGAAGCGGGCCTCGGCGCCGACAACGAGTACGTGACCGCCGTGCGTGAACTGGCCGCCCGGGAGAACGCCGAGGTGGTGAAGATCTGCGCGAAAATGGAGGAGGAGATGGTGGACATGAGCGAAGAGGAACGCCACGAGTTCCTGGCCGACCTGGGGGCTGCCGAGAGCGGCCTGGAGCAGGTCATCCACCAGGGCTTCCGCGCGCTCGGCCTCATCTGCTACTTCACGGCCGGCGTCAAGGAAGTGCGCGCCTGGACCATCCACAACGGGTGGACCGCGCCCAAGGCCGCCGGGGTCATCCACACCGATTTCGAGCGGGGCTTTATCCGGGCGGAGGTCATCGCGTACGACGCCTACGTCCAGCACAATGGGGAAAACGGGGCCAAGGCCGCCGGCGTCATGCGCGTGGAAGGCAAGGACTACGTCGTGCGCGATGGGGACGTGATGCACTTCCGCTTCAACGTTTAG